The sequence GACTTGCCCGACGTTTACCAGGAACTGCTGGCCGCGGACGACTGGCTCGACGAACCAAAAATGCGGGCGACTGACGCCACCGACCAAGCACCGCCGGCGACCGGGGCCAGTGAGCAAAGCGAAGGGGCCGGCAAGTCACGCGCTGAGATTTTGAAATCACTTTCCCTTTGCATCCGACAGGCATATTTCGCGTTTGAGTTTGCCCAAACGATGAGCGGCGACAAGTTGGAAGATCGTGAGGCGTATGACTACCTCCACGAAAACGGCTTACACGACAATGCAGGCGACCTTGGCGAACTGAGTGACTACGAACTGCCAGTTTTTGAGACGTGGCGGCGATACATCAGCGAAGCGCGGCGGCCGCTCGGCGAGCAAAAGTACAGCCGCCGCGCCAATCGACCAAAGGGCCGAAGCATCGCCAATGCGGACGAAGTAGAGCGGCCAGAAAGGGACGAGTGACCGATGTACTTTTTCTACGTTGATGAATCCGGTTCGCTCGACCCGGCCGCGATCGGCCGACGCGCTGACGGCTCGACGTTCGCCAAAGATCATTTGTACGTGCTTGCGGCAGTGTCGCTGTTTGAACGACGCTGGCATGGCTTTGAGCAAACGCTGAACCGGAGAAAGCGGGAGCTTTGCGAGATTCATCGGCACACCAACCCGGCGACGCCACGGTTGGAACTTGCCGATTGCGAACTGAAATCGACGTGGACTCGCATTCCCAAGGAACGCGCACAACGACCGTTCTTGGCCAATCTCACCGACGGCGAGTTGACGCAACTGGTCGAACTGTTTTACCGGCAACTTGACCACCACAACATGAACATCTTCGCCGTCGTTGTGGACAAGCGGCACTTGCACGGCTACATGGACGCCGGAAGGATGCACCGCAAGGCGTGGGAGCTTTTGCTGGAGCTGATTCAAAAGTTTTTGGCGACGGAGCACCCGAAGCACCAGGGAGTTATTCTCACCGACGACATAAGCCGGCAACGAAACCGAAGCCTGGCAATGAAGCACGCCTACTTTCAATCCGAAGGCACGTCAAAGGGAACACGCCTGACGCACATTGCCGAAATGCCGCTGTTCGTGCGGAGCGAGCTATCGAACGGCGTGCAACTTGCCGACCTGGTGGCCTACAACATCTACCGATGCTTTCGCGACCAAAACCCGGCGTACCCGTTCTTTGCACGCATCGTGCCGTACCTCTGGGCATCGCGCTCGACGCCTGCGGGCTTCCTTGACGGGTTATGGGTGTTTCCGGCCGAAAGCCCGCTGGTGCAATTCAAGACGAAGCTGGCAAAAGAAAGGGCCAACCGCGGAACGGCTGGCCCTTAGTTGTTTTGGGGTCCGGCTGGGCTGGCCA is a genomic window of Pirellulales bacterium containing:
- a CDS encoding DUF3800 domain-containing protein; translation: MYFFYVDESGSLDPAAIGRRADGSTFAKDHLYVLAAVSLFERRWHGFEQTLNRRKRELCEIHRHTNPATPRLELADCELKSTWTRIPKERAQRPFLANLTDGELTQLVELFYRQLDHHNMNIFAVVVDKRHLHGYMDAGRMHRKAWELLLELIQKFLATEHPKHQGVILTDDISRQRNRSLAMKHAYFQSEGTSKGTRLTHIAEMPLFVRSELSNGVQLADLVAYNIYRCFRDQNPAYPFFARIVPYLWASRSTPAGFLDGLWVFPAESPLVQFKTKLAKERANRGTAGP